Proteins from a single region of Oncorhynchus tshawytscha isolate Ot180627B linkage group LG03, Otsh_v2.0, whole genome shotgun sequence:
- the LOC112227768 gene encoding nuclear receptor coactivator 7 isoform X1, which yields MGVNYSFEEVELIQTKDNNTRHHKHPCCLVVEKYELAVLCCCAAINWGIITGNDSVKPRWSVCSSEEGNRSEGEEPEDILPVLRNHSQLLNDQHIESLANHIPARTQGYPWNLVYSTAIHGTSLKTLYRQMAHIDSPVLLVIKDMEKKVFGAFSSHPFRVSDCCYGTGETFVYSFDPAFKAYRWSGENSYFIRGHMDSLQIGGGGGLFGLWLDADLYNGASFPCHTFNNQPLSTQQDFTVQDLEVWTVQ from the exons ATGGGAGTCAATTACAGCTTTGAAGA GGTTGAACTGATCCAAACCAAGGACAACAACACGAGACACCACAAGCATCCCTGCTGTCTGGTAGTGGAGAAATACGAGCTagctgtgctgtgctgctgtgctgccATAAACTGGGGG ATCATCACAGGGAACGATTCAGTAAAGCCTCGATGGAGCGTGTGCAGCTCAGAGGAGGGTAACCGCTCTGAGGGCGAGGAGCCTGAGGACATACTTCCTGTTCTCCGAAACCACAGCCAGCTCCTCAACGACCAACACATCGAGAGT CTAGCCAATCACATACCAGCAAGGACACAGGGGTATCCATGGAACCTGGTCTACAGCACAGCCATTCATGGCACCAGCCTGAAGACTCTGTACAGGCAAATGGCCCACATCGACAGTCCTGTGCTTCTGGTCATCAAGGACATGGAAAAAAAG gtgtttGGTGccttctcctcccatcccttCAGAGTGAGTGACTGTTGCTACGGAACAGGAGAGACTTTTGTCTACAGCTTCGACCCTGCATTTAAG GCCTACAGGTGGAGTGGTGAGAACTCTTACTTCATCAGGGGCCATATGGACTCTCTACAGATTGGTGGAGGAGG GGGGCTTTTTGGCCTGTGGCTGGATGCTGATCTGTACAACGGTGCCAGCTTCCCATGTCACACCTTCAACAACCAGCCCCTGTCCACCCAGCAAGACTTCACAGTTCAGGACCTGGAAGTCTGGACTGTCCAGTAA
- the LOC112227768 gene encoding nuclear receptor coactivator 7 isoform X2: MRPMQENIKVLYFANKCLEPYVMIITGNDSVKPRWSVCSSEEGNRSEGEEPEDILPVLRNHSQLLNDQHIESLANHIPARTQGYPWNLVYSTAIHGTSLKTLYRQMAHIDSPVLLVIKDMEKKVFGAFSSHPFRVSDCCYGTGETFVYSFDPAFKAYRWSGENSYFIRGHMDSLQIGGGGGLFGLWLDADLYNGASFPCHTFNNQPLSTQQDFTVQDLEVWTVQ; encoded by the exons ATGAGACCAATGCAGGAGAACATCAAGGTGCTTTACTTTGCAAACAAATGTCTGGAGCCATATGTAATG ATCATCACAGGGAACGATTCAGTAAAGCCTCGATGGAGCGTGTGCAGCTCAGAGGAGGGTAACCGCTCTGAGGGCGAGGAGCCTGAGGACATACTTCCTGTTCTCCGAAACCACAGCCAGCTCCTCAACGACCAACACATCGAGAGT CTAGCCAATCACATACCAGCAAGGACACAGGGGTATCCATGGAACCTGGTCTACAGCACAGCCATTCATGGCACCAGCCTGAAGACTCTGTACAGGCAAATGGCCCACATCGACAGTCCTGTGCTTCTGGTCATCAAGGACATGGAAAAAAAG gtgtttGGTGccttctcctcccatcccttCAGAGTGAGTGACTGTTGCTACGGAACAGGAGAGACTTTTGTCTACAGCTTCGACCCTGCATTTAAG GCCTACAGGTGGAGTGGTGAGAACTCTTACTTCATCAGGGGCCATATGGACTCTCTACAGATTGGTGGAGGAGG GGGGCTTTTTGGCCTGTGGCTGGATGCTGATCTGTACAACGGTGCCAGCTTCCCATGTCACACCTTCAACAACCAGCCCCTGTCCACCCAGCAAGACTTCACAGTTCAGGACCTGGAAGTCTGGACTGTCCAGTAA
- the LOC112227787 gene encoding histidine triad nucleotide-binding protein 3 isoform X1, which produces MATNEGSEPANVYISKINVGQGEGYDKKCIFCKVVNNEMGTEILHVDEEVSCFRDIKPGAPHHYLVVPTRHVGNCKSLSKEHVSLVEKMVEIGMEILQKNNVLDLSDVRFGFHWPPFCSVSHLHLHVLAPASQMGFMSRLFYRPNSYWFVTADQLIQQLNSKGETN; this is translated from the exons ATGGCAACCAACGAAGGTTCTGAACctgcaaatgtatatatttctAAAATAAATGTAGGTCAAGGCGAAGGATATGACAAGAAATGCATATTCTGCAAGGTTGTCAACAATGAGATGGGCACGGAGATTCTTCATGTT GACGAGGAGGTCTCTTGCTTCAGGGACATCAAGCCTGGAGCTCCCCATCATTACCTGGTTGTGCCCACGAGACATGTTGGAAACTGTAAATCACTCAGTAAAGAGCATGTGTCATTAG TAGAGAAGATGGTGGAGATAGGGATGGAGATCCTTCAGAAGAACAATGTCTTAGACCTCAGCGACGTTAG GTTTGGCTTCCACTGGCCCCCATTCTGTTCTGTCTCTCACCTGCACCTACATGTGTTGGCACCTGCCAGTCAGATGGGCTTCATGTCCCGCCTCTTCTACAGACCCAACTCCTATTGGTTTGTCACT GCTGACCAGTTGATTCAGCAGCTGAACTCTAAGGGAGAGACCAACTGA
- the LOC112227787 gene encoding histidine triad nucleotide-binding protein 3 isoform X2: MATNEGSEPANVYISKINVGQGEGYDKKCIFCKVVNNEMGTEILHVDEEVSCFRDIKPGAPHHYLVVPTRHVGNCKSLSKEHVSLEKMVEIGMEILQKNNVLDLSDVRFGFHWPPFCSVSHLHLHVLAPASQMGFMSRLFYRPNSYWFVTADQLIQQLNSKGETN; encoded by the exons ATGGCAACCAACGAAGGTTCTGAACctgcaaatgtatatatttctAAAATAAATGTAGGTCAAGGCGAAGGATATGACAAGAAATGCATATTCTGCAAGGTTGTCAACAATGAGATGGGCACGGAGATTCTTCATGTT GACGAGGAGGTCTCTTGCTTCAGGGACATCAAGCCTGGAGCTCCCCATCATTACCTGGTTGTGCCCACGAGACATGTTGGAAACTGTAAATCACTCAGTAAAGAGCATGTGTCATTAG AGAAGATGGTGGAGATAGGGATGGAGATCCTTCAGAAGAACAATGTCTTAGACCTCAGCGACGTTAG GTTTGGCTTCCACTGGCCCCCATTCTGTTCTGTCTCTCACCTGCACCTACATGTGTTGGCACCTGCCAGTCAGATGGGCTTCATGTCCCGCCTCTTCTACAGACCCAACTCCTATTGGTTTGTCACT GCTGACCAGTTGATTCAGCAGCTGAACTCTAAGGGAGAGACCAACTGA
- the LOC112227779 gene encoding actin-binding Rho-activating protein: protein MENNDAPVEFNDDRTVCVTSVKGLKENWQRWSNKHQEYQKHNPFSNNLGAMVNVTAQQQRLQRDQDGYGRPLEGSLTEQRGRDAHVHITREVEELCQMIRDIGESRGGGDGGSEERPVVTVEFGKLFEHYVNISNKVVGILLRARKQGLVSFEGEMLWQGQDDRVLITLLQ, encoded by the coding sequence ATGGAGAACAACGATGCACCTGTCGAGTTTAACGAtgacaggacagtgtgtgtgacgTCAGTGAAAGGGTTAAAGGAGAACTGGCAGAGATGGTCCAACAAGCACCAGGAGTACCAGAAACACAACCCCTTCAGTAACAACCTGGGGGCTATGGTGAATGTGACTGCCCAGCAGCAGAGGCTCCAAAGGGACCAGGATGGCTACGGGAGGCCCCTGGAGGGCTCCTTGACAGAGCAGAGGGGCAGGGACGCCCACGTCCACATCACCCGGGAGGTGGAGGAGCTCTGCCAGATGATCAGGGACATCGGGGAGAGCCGTGGCGGTGGGGACGGAGGCAGCGAGGAGAGACCTGTGGTGACGGTGGAGTTTGGGAAGCTGTTTGAGCACTATGTGAACATCTCCAACAAGGTGGTGGGGATCCTGTTGAGGGCCAGAAAACAAGGCCTGGTCAGCTTTGAAGGGGAGATGTTGTGGCAGGGGCAGGATGACCGGGTCCTCATCACACTGCTACAGTGA